One genomic region from Hoeflea algicola encodes:
- the pyrF gene encoding orotidine-5'-phosphate decarboxylase, translating into MANAAIHLDNSTRAIADPRLIVALDVPTVAEAEALVERIGDEAVFFKIGYQLAFAGGLPLARELKAAGRKVFLDMKLLDIDNTVAKGVENVARMGVDMLTLHAYPKAMKAAVEAASGSGLCLLGVTVLTSMDAADLSDAGYAFTPEQLVLRRAAQAREANMGGIVCAAAEAAAVRAVVGPGMAIVTPGIRPSGADHGDQKRVMTPADALTAGATHLVVGRPISAASDPAAAVRAIRTEMSNA; encoded by the coding sequence ATGGCCAACGCCGCGATACACCTCGACAATTCAACACGGGCAATTGCCGATCCCCGTCTCATCGTCGCTCTCGACGTGCCGACGGTTGCCGAAGCCGAAGCGCTGGTGGAGCGGATCGGTGACGAAGCGGTGTTCTTCAAGATCGGCTACCAGCTGGCCTTTGCCGGCGGCCTGCCGCTGGCGCGCGAGCTCAAGGCCGCTGGCCGCAAGGTGTTTCTGGACATGAAACTCCTCGACATCGACAACACCGTCGCCAAGGGCGTCGAGAATGTCGCCCGGATGGGCGTCGACATGCTGACACTCCATGCCTACCCGAAAGCGATGAAGGCTGCTGTTGAAGCCGCCAGCGGCAGCGGCCTGTGCCTGTTGGGCGTCACCGTGTTGACCTCGATGGACGCCGCCGACCTATCCGACGCCGGCTATGCATTCACGCCCGAACAACTGGTTTTGCGCCGCGCAGCGCAGGCGCGCGAGGCTAACATGGGCGGCATCGTCTGCGCCGCCGCGGAGGCCGCCGCCGTGCGCGCCGTTGTCGGCCCGGGTATGGCGATCGTGACGCCGGGTATCCGGCCCTCGGGTGCCGATCATGGCGACCAGAAGCGGGTGATGACGCCGGCTGACGCGCTGACTGCCGGTGCAACCCATCTGGTGGTGGGCCGACCGATTTCGGCCGCATCCGATCCGGCTGCCGCCGTCCGCGCCATCCGCACCGAAATGTCAAACGCCTGA
- the pmtA gene encoding phospholipid N-methyltransferase PmtA, which produces MDGPRNIGAIMPTSSIAARSMASVVNPGSGLPVLELGPGTGVITRAILARGVAPVQLVSVEFSHQFYTRLKLDFPEVRFIHGNAFELETTLGALNEQRFDCAISGIPLLNFPVADRVALIEDLLDRLPCGRPVVQFSYGPASPVPPRSGSFDVIRHDFVMRNVPPARLWLYRRKAIIA; this is translated from the coding sequence ATGGATGGACCTCGTAATATTGGCGCGATCATGCCCACGTCATCGATCGCTGCCCGTTCAATGGCATCCGTCGTCAATCCCGGCTCCGGTTTGCCGGTGCTCGAACTCGGGCCCGGTACCGGTGTCATCACCCGTGCCATTCTTGCCCGCGGTGTGGCGCCGGTCCAGCTTGTCTCGGTAGAATTCTCGCATCAGTTCTACACTCGGCTGAAACTCGATTTCCCCGAAGTCCGGTTCATTCACGGCAATGCCTTCGAACTTGAAACGACGCTCGGCGCGCTCAATGAACAGCGTTTCGACTGCGCAATATCGGGCATCCCATTGCTGAATTTCCCTGTCGCAGACCGGGTTGCGCTGATTGAAGATCTGCTCGACCGCTTGCCCTGTGGACGGCCGGTGGTGCAGTTTTCCTATGGGCCGGCCTCGCCGGTGCCACCGCGCAGCGGCAGTTTCGACGTGATCCGTCACGATTTTGTCATGCGCAATGTGCCGCCGGCGCGGCTATGGCTCTATCGCCGCAAGGCAATTATCGCCTGA
- a CDS encoding NADPH-dependent FMN reductase, whose translation MIPNILVIPGSNRSGSFNASLAAAVSVELAHQGADVTRISLVDYPLPLVDEDLKNQSGIPDNALKLGRLIAAQDGVFLCCPEYNSSIPPLLKNMIDWVSLIARDGDKPFKPWKGRFVALGSASNGRFAGIRGLYHVRSVMMNVGTQVISEQCSVGGAANAFDADGRLKDERTAAMMASTCTSLIAHCTMMNSR comes from the coding sequence ATGATTCCCAATATCCTCGTCATCCCCGGCTCCAACCGGAGCGGTTCCTTCAATGCCTCCCTGGCTGCCGCCGTATCGGTCGAACTCGCCCACCAGGGCGCCGACGTCACCCGGATTTCGCTCGTCGATTATCCGTTGCCGCTAGTCGATGAGGATTTGAAGAACCAGTCGGGCATTCCCGACAATGCCCTGAAGCTGGGCCGGTTGATTGCCGCTCAGGATGGCGTCTTCCTGTGTTGCCCCGAATACAATTCGTCAATTCCGCCCTTGCTCAAGAACATGATCGACTGGGTCAGTCTGATCGCCAGGGATGGCGACAAGCCGTTCAAGCCCTGGAAGGGCCGTTTTGTGGCGCTGGGATCAGCTTCCAATGGCCGGTTCGCGGGTATTCGCGGTCTCTACCATGTCCGCTCGGTGATGATGAATGTCGGAACCCAGGTAATCAGCGAGCAATGCTCGGTCGGCGGTGCGGCCAATGCCTTCGACGCTGACGGGCGGCTAAAGGACGAGCGGACGGCAGCAATGATGGCCAGCACTTGCACCTCCTTGATTGCCCATTGCACCATGATGAACAGCCGCTGA